In Thioalkalivibrio sp. XN279, a single window of DNA contains:
- a CDS encoding lipopolysaccharide biosynthesis protein, with product MLKRNLIANYVGQGWAALMGVAFIPLYIKFLGIEAFGLIGLFAILVAWLSLLDLGLTPTLNREMARFTGGAHTGESIRDVLRSVEIIAIGVAIAISAATFLAAERIASAWLRVESLPVPVVAQAIAIMGLVTALRLVENVYRSSIMGLQRQVLFNVVNSAMATVRGFGAVGVLAWVSPTIQAFFIWQGVISIATLAALAWATYTTLPRGGRDGRFSLDALRGIRHFAGGMLGVTFLALLLTQIDKILLSRLLSLSEYGYYTVAALVAAGLYMLVGPIAQAWYPRLCELHARDDQVGLVKAYHQAAQLVSVTAGSAAIILILFAEPILRLWTQDPKLAVRVAPLLSLLALGNLLNGLMWIPYQTQLAHGWTSLAVRINLVAVLLVVPAILWATARYGPEGAAWAWVTLNAGYVLVGVHFMYRQILVREKRRWYVNDIVMPIAGALAAAMLIKGLLPSPESALMVVVTLSFSGGAAFAAAAFSAAYVREQIVQRSKLQPRSP from the coding sequence GGCATTTGGCCTGATCGGGCTGTTTGCCATTCTGGTGGCGTGGTTGAGCCTGCTGGACTTGGGCTTGACCCCGACGCTCAACCGAGAAATGGCCCGGTTTACCGGCGGGGCGCATACCGGCGAGTCAATTCGCGACGTCTTGCGTAGTGTGGAGATCATCGCAATTGGCGTAGCTATTGCGATTTCCGCTGCCACGTTCCTTGCGGCGGAGCGGATCGCAAGCGCGTGGCTCCGCGTTGAATCCCTGCCAGTCCCGGTCGTTGCACAGGCCATTGCAATCATGGGCTTGGTCACAGCGTTGCGGCTCGTGGAAAACGTTTACCGCAGTAGCATCATGGGACTGCAGCGGCAGGTGCTTTTCAACGTCGTCAACAGTGCGATGGCCACGGTGCGCGGCTTCGGGGCAGTCGGCGTCCTCGCGTGGGTTTCGCCGACCATACAGGCCTTCTTCATCTGGCAAGGCGTGATTTCCATCGCAACCCTTGCCGCGCTCGCTTGGGCGACCTACACAACGCTGCCACGCGGGGGGCGCGATGGCCGATTTTCGCTCGACGCGCTGCGCGGTATCCGGCATTTCGCCGGGGGTATGCTGGGCGTCACCTTTCTCGCGCTCCTTCTCACTCAGATCGATAAGATTCTTCTATCCAGGCTGCTTTCTCTCAGCGAGTACGGCTACTACACCGTCGCCGCATTGGTGGCGGCTGGGCTCTACATGCTCGTCGGGCCCATCGCGCAAGCCTGGTACCCGAGGCTCTGCGAGCTCCATGCCCGTGATGACCAAGTCGGGTTGGTCAAGGCCTATCATCAAGCGGCCCAGTTAGTCTCGGTCACCGCGGGTAGTGCAGCGATCATCCTGATCCTGTTCGCTGAGCCTATACTGCGACTCTGGACGCAAGATCCGAAACTCGCAGTTCGTGTGGCTCCTCTGCTGAGTCTACTTGCTCTTGGAAACCTGTTGAATGGGCTGATGTGGATCCCCTACCAGACGCAGCTCGCGCATGGCTGGACAAGCCTGGCGGTCCGGATAAACCTCGTCGCGGTGCTATTGGTGGTTCCGGCCATTCTATGGGCTACGGCAAGATATGGACCTGAAGGTGCGGCTTGGGCTTGGGTTACGCTTAACGCCGGCTATGTCCTGGTTGGCGTCCACTTCATGTATCGACAAATTCTTGTGCGAGAGAAGCGGCGTTGGTACGTGAACGATATTGTCATGCCTATTGCCGGGGCCCTTGCCGCAGCGATGTTGATCAAGGGTTTGCTTCCAAGCCCGGAGAGCGCTTTGATGGTTGTTGTGACACTTTCGTTTTCTGGCGGAGCTGCATTCGCAGCGGCCGCATTTTCTGCGGCCTATGTTCGAGAGCAAATCGTTCAGCGGTCGAAGCTTCAACCGCGTTCGCCTTAA